In one Defluviitalea raffinosedens genomic region, the following are encoded:
- a CDS encoding PTS sugar transporter subunit IIA, giving the protein MKRVVVMGHGGYAKGVKQNLEMIVGLSELMYFIDLTKEDDLASFKGKVEDLLKSFNETDEVLFACDLLGASPFRVAAELCVNKPGQYYTVAGLNTMAFIELSMIEGSELSIEELANRAIETTKTAVAKFPE; this is encoded by the coding sequence ATGAAAAGAGTTGTAGTAATGGGGCATGGTGGATATGCTAAAGGAGTAAAACAGAATCTGGAAATGATTGTAGGACTTTCAGAATTGATGTATTTCATTGATTTAACTAAGGAAGATGATTTGGCTTCTTTTAAAGGTAAGGTTGAAGATTTGTTAAAAAGTTTTAATGAGACTGATGAGGTATTATTTGCATGTGATTTGCTGGGGGCGTCACCATTTCGAGTAGCAGCGGAATTATGTGTGAATAAGCCAGGACAGTATTATACAGTAGCTGGGCTGAATACGATGGCATTTATAGAGTTAAGTATGATTGAAGGCAGTGAATTATCGATTGAAGAACTGGCAAATCGGGCTATAGAAACCACAAAGACAGCGGTTGCAAAGTTTCCTGAATAG
- a CDS encoding methyl-accepting chemotaxis protein, translating into MRTKNIQGEDVIVSHALNELSGWLIVVETPFSVAMSSAFNLLNVAVILIVAVAVIVGLLGLYFSKRFTAPLVELSSIIQTIADGDLKDFEVKFNSKDEIGQVFNSLKSMITNLRRLVGSIQTVASTVASHSLQLSLTSEEATQSLTQVVTTINEMAQGNSEQASMIQETTDATIKVTEIISESTKKTKVAADQAKTSLELAKKGQEALMHQGQKIEENNQFTYAVGQSIHQLATMADEIRNIIGEINNIAGQTNLLALNASIEAARAGEAGRGFAVVAEEIRKLAEQSGNATKRIENIVNDINDRVNEAVQNMNQVKESVLAMEYSAEDTKESFDKIFDSIAGLAQISHDISIALEQIYNQIEAVTSNAENISSVAEQTSAGMQEISATSEEQLASMETIAQSSGQLKDVANELLDQVTKFRIK; encoded by the coding sequence TTGCGAACCAAAAACATTCAAGGTGAGGATGTTATCGTCAGCCATGCATTAAATGAACTTTCAGGATGGTTAATTGTTGTAGAAACTCCTTTTTCAGTTGCAATGTCTTCTGCTTTTAATCTCCTGAACGTAGCTGTTATTTTGATTGTTGCTGTAGCTGTTATTGTTGGATTATTGGGGCTTTATTTTTCCAAGAGGTTTACTGCGCCTCTGGTTGAATTATCTTCTATCATCCAAACTATTGCAGACGGGGATTTAAAAGATTTTGAAGTTAAATTCAACTCAAAAGATGAAATTGGTCAGGTCTTTAATAGTCTTAAGTCAATGATTACGAATTTAAGAAGGCTTGTAGGCAGTATTCAAACCGTTGCTTCAACGGTAGCTTCTCATTCTTTGCAGTTATCCCTAACCAGTGAAGAGGCTACTCAGAGCTTAACTCAAGTCGTGACTACGATTAATGAGATGGCCCAGGGCAACAGTGAGCAAGCGTCAATGATTCAAGAGACAACGGATGCGACTATTAAAGTTACTGAAATCATCTCAGAATCTACGAAGAAAACTAAAGTTGCAGCAGATCAGGCAAAAACATCTCTTGAGCTTGCTAAAAAAGGCCAGGAGGCTCTTATGCATCAAGGTCAAAAAATCGAAGAAAACAATCAGTTTACATATGCTGTTGGCCAATCCATACATCAGCTGGCAACAATGGCTGATGAGATCCGTAATATCATTGGAGAAATCAACAATATAGCAGGGCAGACCAACCTCCTGGCGTTAAATGCTTCCATAGAAGCAGCCCGTGCGGGAGAAGCAGGACGGGGTTTCGCTGTGGTTGCTGAAGAGATTCGTAAACTGGCAGAGCAATCCGGCAATGCTACTAAAAGAATTGAAAATATTGTTAATGATATCAATGACAGAGTGAATGAAGCAGTTCAGAATATGAATCAGGTTAAAGAAAGCGTCCTTGCCATGGAATATTCAGCAGAAGATACCAAAGAAAGTTTTGATAAGATTTTTGATTCCATCGCTGGGCTTGCGCAAATTTCTCATGACATTTCCATAGCCTTAGAACAGATTTATAATCAGATTGAAGCAGTAACGAGTAATGCGGAAAATATTTCCTCTGTCGCAGAACAAACATCAGCCGGTATGCAGGAAATCTCAGCGACCTCAGAAGAACAATTGGCTTCAATGGAAACCATTGCTCAGTCTTCTGGTCAGTTAAAAGATGTGGCAAATGAACTTCTCGATCAAGTTACGAAATTTAGAATCAAATAA
- a CDS encoding GntR family transcriptional regulator has product MEYKVPKYLQIKTDIINAIKSGELKPGDKVDSESVLKKKYNVSSITVRKAFNDLINENYLIGVQGVGTFVAKERINRKLTSISFSDELLQQGYKIDMQVDKIEEIVNENIAEKLEIPPERSIICVRRIRMVNNEPVAYQSSFMDSNMLNLEQAQKICESKSFYKTLAEYNIFPVGATENYSVKAVNDSHIAKLMNLRKGTDTFFVKRTTYGESGKIIEYAETYFNKDWYSVTVEVKI; this is encoded by the coding sequence ATGGAATATAAAGTACCAAAGTATCTGCAAATAAAAACGGATATTATAAATGCCATTAAGTCAGGTGAGTTGAAGCCAGGTGATAAAGTTGATAGTGAATCTGTCCTTAAGAAAAAATATAATGTGTCTTCTATTACAGTCAGGAAAGCGTTTAATGATTTAATTAATGAAAATTATCTGATAGGTGTTCAAGGTGTAGGAACCTTTGTTGCCAAAGAGCGTATCAATCGCAAATTAACTTCGATCAGTTTCAGTGATGAATTATTGCAGCAAGGTTATAAGATCGATATGCAAGTGGATAAGATTGAAGAAATTGTAAATGAGAATATTGCAGAAAAGTTGGAAATACCCCCTGAGCGCTCCATTATTTGTGTCAGAAGAATCAGAATGGTTAATAATGAGCCAGTTGCTTATCAAAGCTCTTTTATGGACAGTAATATGCTTAATCTTGAACAGGCTCAGAAAATTTGCGAAAGCAAGTCTTTTTATAAAACACTGGCTGAATATAATATTTTTCCGGTTGGTGCAACTGAAAACTATTCAGTGAAAGCAGTTAATGACAGCCATATTGCCAAATTGATGAATCTGAGGAAAGGTACAGATACTTTCTTTGTAAAGAGAACCACATATGGTGAATCTGGAAAGATCATAGAATATGCTGAAACATACTTTAATAAAGATTGGTATTCGGTTACTGTCGAAGTAAAGATTTAA
- a CDS encoding cache domain-containing protein, whose amino-acid sequence MKLRTRLFSILLTTSLIPILIFSVISMSLSISISKNDIYQSSQDKLEVVKAEINGMLEKNFNTLHMVANQPAVGDFDLNSAKNILVGAANVNSDLVIALDNAQGEQVAKSNDDAFTNVLEREFFQQAMNGNEKYVSDILISKVTGKSNVVISTPARDRNNKIVGALQASTELSKISDFVARLSQDGTKVYVLSRQGIVIAHPNIEYVEN is encoded by the coding sequence TTGAAACTTAGAACGCGGCTATTCTCGATACTTTTAACTACCAGTCTGATTCCAATATTAATCTTTTCAGTGATATCCATGTCACTATCTATTTCAATTTCCAAAAATGATATTTATCAGTCAAGCCAGGATAAGTTGGAAGTTGTTAAAGCAGAAATTAATGGTATGCTTGAAAAGAACTTCAATACCCTGCATATGGTTGCTAATCAGCCAGCTGTTGGCGATTTTGATTTGAACTCTGCAAAAAATATACTGGTAGGCGCAGCTAATGTCAATTCAGACCTTGTTATTGCTTTGGATAATGCTCAAGGAGAGCAAGTGGCTAAAAGTAATGATGATGCCTTTACCAACGTATTGGAACGAGAATTTTTTCAGCAGGCTATGAATGGAAATGAAAAGTATGTATCTGATATTCTCATCTCAAAAGTTACCGGTAAATCAAATGTTGTGATCTCTACACCCGCCCGTGATAGGAATAATAAGATCGTAGGAGCTTTACAGGCTAGTACCGAGCTTTCTAAAATCAGTGATTTTGTTGCAAGACTTTCACAGGATGGTACGAAGGTTTATGTGCTTTCCAGACAAGGGATTGTAATAGCTCATCCTAATATTGAATATGTGGAGAATTAA
- a CDS encoding serine hydrolase domain-containing protein, whose product MKKGKVVYSDTWNGFDGQDHFHIASVTKSIISLLIGIAVDKKLMNLDQKILEFYPDYQMKRGEKTIQQITIRHLLTMTAPYKFKSEPWTKVCSSPDWSKTVLDLMGGRRGITGEFKYTTLGIQVLSDLISKVSGISTIEFANAVLFSPLGIKPRIAYTVKNKEEYIDFITSKEPKKSVWFCESNGNVTAGFGLCMSSLEMAKIGQMCLEKGVYQNQRIISANWIKEMTSSSVQCGERFGFMNYGYLWWIIDPQNNIFAAIGDGGNVIYINPVKEFIVTVTSTFKPAVFDRIQFIQEHIEPMM is encoded by the coding sequence ATGAAGAAAGGTAAGGTGGTATACTCTGACACATGGAATGGCTTTGATGGGCAGGATCATTTTCACATTGCATCGGTTACAAAGAGTATTATTTCTCTTTTAATTGGTATTGCAGTGGATAAGAAACTGATGAATTTGGACCAAAAGATATTGGAATTCTATCCTGACTATCAGATGAAACGTGGAGAAAAAACAATTCAGCAAATTACAATCAGGCATTTGCTGACGATGACTGCTCCTTATAAGTTCAAGTCAGAACCATGGACAAAGGTTTGCTCAAGTCCTGACTGGTCTAAGACTGTTCTGGATTTGATGGGCGGAAGAAGAGGCATTACAGGAGAATTTAAGTATACGACTCTTGGGATACAGGTTTTAAGTGATCTCATCAGCAAAGTAAGCGGTATAAGCACCATAGAATTTGCCAATGCCGTGCTTTTTTCTCCCCTTGGGATTAAACCTCGGATAGCTTACACAGTAAAAAATAAAGAGGAGTATATTGACTTTATAACTTCTAAAGAACCGAAAAAAAGTGTTTGGTTTTGTGAATCTAACGGAAATGTTACTGCTGGATTTGGGTTATGTATGTCTTCTCTGGAAATGGCGAAAATTGGACAGATGTGCTTGGAAAAAGGAGTGTATCAGAATCAGAGGATTATTTCTGCTAACTGGATTAAAGAGATGACTTCTTCGTCTGTTCAATGCGGTGAGAGATTTGGATTTATGAATTATGGCTATTTATGGTGGATAATTGATCCCCAAAATAATATATTTGCAGCTATAGGGGATGGAGGAAATGTGATATATATAAATCCTGTTAAGGAATTCATTGTAACCGTGACATCCACTTTTAAACCGGCTGTGTTTGACAGAATTCAGTTTATTCAGGAACATATAGAACCAATGATGTAA
- a CDS encoding sensor histidine kinase: MNECNVIFVVIILLVILLCTVVVLFERYKIKKMLETLNQMLDSVLDGSFTEQNFDESLLSAVENRLYRYLTASEVSARNLAVEKEKIKELIADISHQTKTPIANILLYAQLLEEQELPQQSMDCVMALRGQAEKLNFLIASLVKLSRLETGVFTLRPVYTAITPMLEDTVEQFLPKVTQKGLQLIIEPTEAYAIFDYKWTQEALCNLVDNAIKYTPPGGRIQISVKEYNLFCRIDVADTGIGISEEEQAKVFSRFYRSPSVSEQDGVGIGLYLTRQILSEQGGYIKVTSSLGRGSVFSMFLPRED, translated from the coding sequence ATGAATGAATGTAACGTAATTTTTGTTGTTATTATTTTGCTAGTTATTTTGCTGTGCACAGTGGTTGTCCTGTTTGAGCGTTATAAAATCAAAAAAATGTTAGAAACCCTTAACCAAATGCTGGATAGTGTATTGGATGGAAGCTTTACAGAGCAAAATTTTGATGAAAGTTTATTATCGGCAGTGGAGAACAGATTGTACCGATATCTGACTGCTTCCGAGGTATCAGCGCGTAATTTAGCCGTTGAGAAGGAAAAAATTAAGGAACTGATCGCAGATATTTCTCATCAAACCAAAACTCCTATTGCCAATATTCTTCTCTATGCACAACTGCTGGAGGAACAGGAACTCCCTCAACAAAGTATGGATTGTGTGATGGCATTACGAGGACAAGCAGAGAAGTTAAACTTTTTAATTGCTTCCTTGGTAAAACTATCACGTCTGGAAACGGGAGTTTTCACACTTCGTCCAGTTTATACTGCTATTACTCCTATGCTGGAGGATACAGTGGAGCAATTCTTACCCAAAGTGACTCAAAAAGGGCTTCAGTTGATCATAGAACCTACGGAGGCTTATGCAATCTTTGATTATAAATGGACCCAGGAAGCTTTATGCAATTTAGTGGACAATGCCATAAAATACACTCCACCAGGAGGAAGGATACAGATCTCTGTCAAAGAATACAATCTGTTTTGCCGCATTGATGTAGCTGATACTGGTATAGGAATTTCCGAAGAAGAACAGGCAAAAGTGTTTTCGCGCTTTTATCGCTCACCTTCTGTTAGCGAACAAGATGGTGTAGGGATTGGTTTGTATCTTACGCGCCAGATTTTATCTGAGCAGGGTGGATACATAAAAGTTACTTCATCATTAGGTAGAGGTTCTGTATTTTCTATGTTTTTGCCCAGAGAAGATTAA
- a CDS encoding methyl-accepting chemotaxis protein gives MRLEKMKMRTKFNLLMIGVIVYLTMVVFFISKYKIEETMIEIYRDDVAIQSNLGMSILNERYPGAWNVKEGELYKGNVKINDNNEIFEEIGEITGGIVNIFLKNYTVATNIVVDGVRKIGADADNSIAEAVLGSGEIYVGEADISGNPYLTMYQPVKDENGNNIGMWLVGCPIQAVKNTIISVLLSLLVTIIFTSILAMIATMVLTRSIVRPIKEMNAQLKDIAEGEGDLTKEIHVKSKDEIGDMAAAFNKMLGTLRTMLGQVNYTSQQVAVSSEELLASSEQTASVTNQVTTSIQEVAKTAEVQSKNTEESAGAIAEITGGIQHIADSISTVAEAANETMVQAHDGNEYIQKVVGEVRNMHDATSDTIQVMTNLRNHSDEIGEIIDVIAGIAEQTNLLALNAAIEAARAGEHGKGFAVVAEKVRKLADQSRNSANQIYGIIKIIQEGIIKASNMAKGANAVAKNGLGLAEEAGNSFEKILKSIENVSGQAQDLSTITEELSANVEQVNQSIEKIAELAKANSQSTTEIACASEEQLATVQEVTSSAHALASMAEELRTLVGRFKI, from the coding sequence ATGAGACTAGAAAAAATGAAAATGAGAACAAAATTCAACCTTTTAATGATTGGTGTAATTGTTTATCTTACTATGGTTGTATTCTTCATTTCAAAATATAAGATTGAAGAAACCATGATTGAGATATACAGAGATGATGTTGCAATTCAATCTAATCTGGGAATGAGCATACTCAATGAAAGGTATCCAGGAGCATGGAATGTTAAAGAAGGTGAACTCTACAAAGGAAATGTAAAGATTAATGATAACAATGAAATCTTTGAAGAAATTGGAGAAATAACGGGTGGAATTGTTAATATATTTCTTAAGAATTACACTGTGGCTACTAATATCGTTGTAGATGGAGTAAGAAAAATTGGGGCTGATGCAGATAACTCTATTGCAGAAGCTGTACTTGGGAGCGGGGAAATCTATGTAGGTGAAGCAGATATTTCAGGAAATCCGTACTTAACGATGTATCAACCAGTAAAAGATGAGAATGGTAATAACATTGGTATGTGGTTAGTAGGTTGTCCGATCCAAGCTGTTAAAAATACGATTATTTCAGTATTATTATCCCTTCTTGTTACAATTATTTTTACCAGCATTCTTGCTATGATTGCTACTATGGTGCTTACTCGTTCAATTGTCCGTCCAATAAAAGAAATGAATGCTCAATTAAAAGATATTGCGGAAGGAGAAGGAGACTTAACCAAAGAGATTCATGTGAAATCAAAGGATGAAATAGGAGATATGGCAGCGGCATTTAACAAAATGCTTGGGACTTTGCGGACAATGCTTGGTCAGGTGAATTATACATCGCAGCAGGTAGCTGTATCATCGGAAGAGCTGTTGGCAAGTTCAGAGCAAACAGCTTCTGTAACCAATCAAGTTACGACGTCAATTCAGGAAGTAGCTAAGACAGCAGAAGTCCAAAGTAAAAATACAGAAGAAAGTGCTGGAGCTATTGCTGAGATTACGGGTGGTATTCAACATATTGCAGATTCAATCAGTACGGTCGCGGAAGCAGCCAATGAAACTATGGTCCAGGCCCATGATGGAAATGAATACATTCAAAAAGTAGTTGGAGAAGTAAGAAACATGCACGATGCAACAAGTGACACGATACAAGTGATGACGAATTTGAGAAATCATTCCGATGAAATTGGAGAAATTATTGATGTGATTGCTGGGATCGCTGAACAGACCAACCTTTTAGCGCTTAATGCAGCGATAGAAGCTGCAAGAGCTGGTGAACATGGAAAAGGTTTTGCGGTAGTAGCTGAGAAAGTTCGCAAATTGGCAGATCAATCCAGGAATTCTGCAAATCAGATTTATGGAATCATAAAAATCATTCAGGAAGGTATTATAAAGGCCTCAAACATGGCAAAAGGTGCTAATGCTGTTGCCAAAAATGGATTAGGGTTAGCGGAAGAGGCAGGAAATTCTTTTGAAAAGATTTTGAAGTCTATTGAAAACGTCAGTGGACAAGCACAGGATCTATCGACCATTACGGAAGAACTGTCAGCAAATGTAGAACAAGTCAATCAGTCCATAGAAAAGATAGCAGAATTAGCAAAAGCAAATTCTCAGAGCACAACTGAAATTGCCTGTGCATCAGAAGAACAGCTGGCAACAGTACAGGAAGTTACGTCATCTGCTCATGCATTGGCAAGTATGGCTGAAGAATTGAGAACATTGGTAGGTCGTTTTAAGATATAG